CCTTCTTGCCTTTCAGCAGACTCTTCTCCGGCTTGGTCGAGGTGATCGTGGACGCATAGTCCAACGTCGCCATATGACGCCGGGAGGGAGTCACGGGATTAAAACTTTTAACCGCCATTTTTTAATTCTCCCTCTATTTAGATGATCTCGATGCTGCCTTCGGACAAGGTGACGATCGCCTTCTTCCAGTCAGCGCGGCGCCCCATTTTATTGGTGCGACCGGCACGACGGGCCTTGCCCATGCAGTTCATTACATTCACCGATTTGACCTTGACCTTGAACAACTCTTCGATTGCCCGGCCGATCTCGATCTTTTCGGCATCCGTCTTCACCTTGAAGACATACTTCGAGGCCTGCGCCTGCGCGTTGCACTTCTCGGTGACCACCGGTGCGATGATGATATCAAAAGCACTTCTCATGGGAAACCTCCTTACGCCAGACGCTGAATGAACGCATCGAGGGCATCCTTCGTGAAAAGGAGCTTGCCGAATCGAAGCAGTTCATAAACGTTGACATTTTCCGCCTTGCGAAGCACCAGATTCGACAGATTGCCCGTCGCGCACACCACCGCGGCCTGATCTTCCAGGCTCGGCAGCGACATCATGACCGTGCTGTCCGCAAGGTTCAGGTTCTTCAGAATGGCGACGACGTTCTTCGTCTTGTGGTCCGGCAGGGCGACGGCGTCAACCACCACCACATCGCCTTCGACAATCCGTTCCGAGAGCGCGCGCTTCAGCGCGAGCTGCAGAACCTTCTTATTGACCTTCTTGGCGAACGAACGCGGACGCGGCCCGAAAATCGTGCCGCCGCCGACCCAGACCGGGCTCCGGCTCGAACCGGAACGGGCGCGGCCCGTGCCCTTCTGGCGGAACGGCTTCGCAC
This Victivallis lenta DNA region includes the following protein-coding sequences:
- the rplW gene encoding 50S ribosomal protein L23 translates to MRSAFDIIIAPVVTEKCNAQAQASKYVFKVKTDAEKIEIGRAIEELFKVKVKSVNVMNCMGKARRAGRTNKMGRRADWKKAIVTLSEGSIEII
- the rplD gene encoding 50S ribosomal protein L4, encoding MSNTLDILDCKGARVGEYVIPEGVIELEKGEQAVHDAVVAYLAGLRAGTACTKTRGEVSGGGAKPFRQKGTGRARSGSSRSPVWVGGGTIFGPRPRSFAKKVNKKVLQLALKRALSERIVEGDVVVVDAVALPDHKTKNVVAILKNLNLADSTVMMSLPSLEDQAAVVCATGNLSNLVLRKAENVNVYELLRFGKLLFTKDALDAFIQRLA